Genomic DNA from Danio rerio strain Tuebingen ecotype United States chromosome 22, GRCz12tu, whole genome shotgun sequence:
tttttattataacacagCAAGCTTTTAACTTCTGTCATTATAGAACAAGTCTACCAGGGTGGGGGGCGGGGATTCAGGGTTGTTGTATGATATGGTCATATGAAGTATGCTTCCTATATTAAACAAAAAcggaaataataaaaacaattgttcacaaaaaaaaaaaaaaactatttcaataCAGGAATataaaaccatatatatatatatatatatatatatatatatatatatatatatatatatatatatatatatatatatatatatatatatatatatatttttttttttttttaatctaaattggaaagaaagtgaaagtaaaagttgtttaatcaaatgacaaaaacatatttattaaaatgcaccataaaataaaataaaacaaaataaggcATTAAAATGACAAACACCATTAAATTAGCATATAATTAGCATACACGCCTTTTGTCTGAGTTTAAAAACTAATAGCTAAAAACTTTCCATCATACTGGATGAGCAAAGACATTTTGCTTTTCAGAGGAGCAGAAagcagaatgacacacacacacaaacacactgtactAACAAACTGGTACGCCCATATGTGTGTATCCATGTTGTTTTGCTTGTGCATGCTCTCTCTTTCGATCTATGTCAATCATTTTTAGGATCGCCCACTCCAGTTTCCTATTCGTCCGTGAAAACGTAAATCATCATTACTCTCTGTGATGTCATCACATTCGCTGTCAATCAGGGATGTGTTTCCCAAATAACGACATAacttgtggctgaactatcacAGTATCGTttaggaaaagaacgatgtagtgacgagtgtttcccaaaactagTTTCTCTGTCTCAGATACGTCGTTTGAACtacattagttataacgtaaaacatcCAGAATCATATTCAGTACAGATACAGTTCTTAATAAAcagcctactataaattaaaagcattaacatatgctatatatatttgtttttacaagctttggaaaaattctgcttttaaataataggtcacctacagCTTCATCATGGGCCGCGGTtgcgttcaaaatggcataatggctttcaaagtgcactgcgaagagtaagcaattgtcaatatgaagatcgctcACAATGAACTGTAAAAAATTACTTAGAGCAAATTACACTCAAgaaagatgactttaatgcttttttttttttttaatcattccaagttaaAATGTTGGAACGTTtaaaatgaatagggcataggggagaTATATAGAATAGCTCTAGAGGTGAAGTTGCAATTATACAAGTTTGTAatgtatgtttgtaatgatgcAACTTGcgatccaagttttaggaaccacaaataataacttgacttctagttgatcatttggtatcagaagtggcttatatgaaggcaaaggcctctagattacgcttatttgatcaaaataaaatatcatcatgcctttatttttaatgatttcattagaaCAGCAAggcctgactttgcttagacaaactTCTTGTCACATAAATAACGTAAATTATAGAATAAAAagccatggtgcagtggaaaaagaattaatattgtgtatgactcccatgagcttgagcATCTAtatttgcaatgactcaaatttatttattaataagtcatctggaatggcaaagagcaTTCTTTAaggactcccaaagttcatcaagactctttggaccCTTCTAACCCCAGACAAGGGCACCTTGACATTCttggctttcaggaactttgatgtggaggctgaagtatgaggagcgctatcctaccgaagaatttgccctctcctgtgttttgtaatgtaatgggcagcacaaatgtcttgatacctcaggctgttgatgttgccatccactgtgCAGATTTCTCTTTCGCCCCTTTACTGAATATAaatccaaaccatgatttttccttcaccaaacttgaatgatttctgtgagaatcttaggtCCATACAGGTTccagtagatcttctgcagtatttgtgatgattttgatgcagttcaacagattattcatcagaaaaatcgaccacttttccaaatgatcaactagaagtcaagttactatttgttgctcTAACAGCTGGGattaacaacaagacttttgtcaggtagtgtacatattatttttgctgtttgaaTACTCTACAAACTGAGTCACATCAAAATGTTACCTCTTTAACTAAGCTCTGAAGTCATAACAAACACATTGTGAATAAAATGATAATTTCTGCAGGAAATTATCTGGACTAACGGTCAAAAACACTCTGATAAATACTCAGAAATTGAGGAAGTtttaatgcaaaaactttgatcAACATTCCAAAACAAGTGTAAAATGCATCACATTGAACGAGTTTCCAAACACATAATGATGgttttaggtttcagacatttTAATACACCTAAGTACTATATAGCACAGCATTTATGGTTCATTCAAGACgactataataattattttaaacataactGGATGATGTGCTTTATTCGCATTAGATACACACCGTTTCTAATATTACAAGAACATTTACTCTATTCTTAGGTTGAAGTGCCACTTCCATGTATTTCGAGAGATGTtgatgaattaccatgttgtaattccagcagctctaatctctCCCCTACAGTGTAGACTAACATGAAGGCCATCGGCTgtcacataaaaaataataaaatcattaataaGCTGCTTAAATGACAAAACTATTCAGAATTGGAatatcaaatatttcacaaaataatcAGAAAGTCTGTCAAAATTTTGTAGAAAACTagagaaaaaaaagatgaatgcATAAATCATTAGGTTGCAAAGGTTTACGTTAAAAAAAACCTCAATGAGAGTATTTAAAAGTTTTGTGTGAAAGAGTTAAGGGTGTCCAAATATTTTCTACGGAATACAAGACAAACACTGACTGAAAGTTTTGCATTGTTTACTACAGCATTGCTttcctaccaaaaaaaaaaaaaaaaaaaataataataataataataataataatttaataaaattaaaagacTCTTCTGAAGTTTGGGATTGGATTGGGAAGTGGACCAAGAGGAATCAAACCTGATCCGTGGACAAAAAGTCTGTCAAATTCTGGCAAGGCATTCGTTCTTGGGCCCGTGGAGGGTTGAGGCTATGCAAATGAGAGGAAATCACGTGCTGCGCAAGACGGAAGAATTCATTCCCTTTACCGTCACGTCTTGTTAGGACGACTTCACAACTCATTTGTGTGCTCAGCCGTGCGGAGACGTCGTGTTGCAGAAGCGAAGTCTCAACAGGACGGCGGAGGGGAACAGGAAACATGCGGCATCTGCAGCTCAAAAGCAGCGTTTCTGCCAAACAGATGGTTCGCCAGGCAGGTAAAGTGGGAGAAAGCCAACTCCCGCAACACATCGCACTTCCCGCCCCCCTGAGCGCCCGCGGGGAATAACGCCACTGTCAAACCCAAAATTGCGCTTGTCAGGATTACGAGCCAGAGAACGTCCTCTGAGCCCACCTTCTGCTCCAGCAATGCATTGAAACGCCATTTTCATCCATTCCACCCTGTTTTCTGACACTCACTACACTCTTTGGAGGAAACAGGCTCCCCGGGGTTCGCCGGAGGGCTGGGTATCTGCTTAGGTGGTAGACAATCATCCCCGGGATGGTTCAGAATTGGAACACACCTCAGCGGGCCTCAGAGCAAGAACATCAGACGGCGAAATAGCAGGAGAAAGGTGCAATCTGCTGGGACGAAAGTTTATAAGTAACACATGAAAGTGTGAGATGAAGAGGGAGAGGCTTGAAATAACACCTGAGGTTTTCCCTGGCTCAGGTGGGATCCGGGTGGATTGTGACCTCATCAGCAGCTGTGATCACATGACCAGGCGGAGAGCAGGTGCACGAGGAGCTCATCATTTTAACCAGTGACTGTAGTCCAGAGAACACATCCATCACTCGCCCTCGTGCCTTCAACACCCTTTGCCCTCTTAAAGGAAGAGCTCACACAAACGTGTCTGGTTTAATGTGAATGAATAGATGATTTTAACATCATTTTGTACTACAAACTGGAGACAATAATAGCTTTGTATGTATATttgcatgtacacacacagacgcatgcatatacagttaaaaccagagGTCTagatacactataaaaaaaaaagaaaccgcTATAAAAAAGTGTCCGATGGTAAATCAttctaaacgtttactattttaggtccgttaggattacctaaatgatttacatttgctaaatgccaaaaTAATGGGAGAATTTTTCAGGggataatttttaattaatttctagacagtcaaaagtatccttggtatttttttagctttgcttttaaactataactttggtcaaatgttttgggtatccttctacaagcttctcacaatagtttaatggaattttggcccattcctcctgacagaattggtgtaacagaGTCAGATTTTGAAGCTGTtttgcttgcacaagctttttcaactctgcccacaaaagTTCTATAGGTTTGAGCTCAggactttgtgatggccactctaaaacattcactctgttgtccttaaattacattttaactaatttggcagtatgcttagggtcatggtctgtttggaagacccatttgtggccaagttttaatgtcctggctgatgtcttgagatgttgctttagtatttctacataatgttctttcttcatgatgccatccatgctgtgaagtggaccagtccctcctgcagcaaaacagccccacaacaggATGCTGCctcccccatacttcacagttgggatggtgttcctaggcttgtaagctttcccctttgtcctccaatgtaacactggtcattatggctaaacagttcaatcttggctccatcagaccacaggacatgtctccaaaaattattctgcTTCCTAATgttatttagcaaattgtaatctgactTCTTGGtcgattctggcttgttgattttcctttgttgtcacagaaggaagcagtgtgtttgaggttttccttaaatactattctacagttgtgcctccaattaactcaaatgttgtcaattagccaatcagaaacttccaaaacattgacaccatcatctgagctttttcagaggcataacaATCTTAtcgtatgtaaacttgactttcaagaaaagttataacaatttctcaaaaaaatctctctctcattattttgctattaagcaaaacagaaacaaatgtgataatcctaacttacccaaaagagaaaaagtttagtcacattaacatctgactttttacaaacatctttttttgtaaacttctggtttcaactgtacatgaagAAAAAAATCCCACATTTCAGTTTatcctagagcaggggtcaccaatctcggtcctggagggccggtgtacctgcagggtttagctccaacttgcctcaacacacctgcctgattgtttcaactatacctagtaagaccttgattagcttgttctggtgtgtttgattagggctggagttaaaatctgcaggacaccggccctccaggaccgagattggtgacccctgtcctaGAGGGTTAAATGTCTGACATCATTCATCCACTCATTTTTAATCGAAAGCTTTTTTAATCACCAGCTTTTGTGTTGCACAGATCCAATAAAGTCAGAGAGAACTTTCAACAATGGCACAACCTTCAATTGTAGGTCAATTATTCCTTTAAATTCAACAACAAGCCCAGGAATCTTCAGTCTGAGCAAACAGGAACATTTGTGTCTGTTAGACTCCAGGCACAGAGCCAGATactcgatgtgtgtgtgtgtcccgaGGCCTCATTGTGTTTTACCTAAGCGAGACACCATTGAGGAACAAGCTCTCATTGAAGGTTATAAGCTGTAAGTGTGTGCGCCGATATCTGGGAACATGTCCTGATGGCTGCAGGAGAGCGAGGAATGCTGGAGATCAGGCATCTGGGTGCAGCATGTGGCCATTGCTATGGGGGAGCTTTGAGgaaagtgtgtgcgtgtttcaTGCCTGAGCATCTCCAACAGCTTGTCCCCTTGACGGAAGTGACATTTCTCTCACTTTCTCCATCTTGCCTGCCATGCCTCGTCTCGCTGTGAGTGGAAAGTTGGTTTGGTTGAGCTCCCGCTGCTGTCAGAGCTCATTATGCAGGCGCCGGTGTGTTTTGGCCCTCGGGGGCCCTACAGTAATGCTGGATGTCCACTGTGGCCGCTGGTCTCGCTGGTGCTACGGGATGTTTGACAACACTGCGAATCGCAGGTCAAGATGTGCCAAATTGGAGCCGACATACATAGCGCAAGTGAACGCATTAACTCTGCTTTGAAGAGTAGTGAGCGGCCCGCATAACAGCGTCTTTACCAGTCTTTTGAGGTGATTCGTTTTTAGCCAGAATAAGAGGGAAGATTGTATGTGACCTTTATGGAGAAGGTAATGCACTGTGTCAAGCacagagaaaaaataaaactaaacaaagatGCCTGGCAGACTGAGAGAACATGTAAAAACGCAAGAACAACAGTAACAGAGTGCAAACTGAAGCAGGGTTAGAATATCGCTAAGCTAATAATGATGCTGTCAATCAAGACGATGACTTAcgataaaatgcattatttttttgtataaaacaaatgtttttaatggGGATTTTGAGAGAAACGTGTAAAAACAGAAGAATAACAgtaacatacagtgcatccggaaagtattcatagcgcttcactttttccaatttttttttatgctacagccttactccaaaatggattaaattaatttatttcctcaatattctacacacaataccccataatgacaatgtggaaaaagagtttttgaaattgtggcaaattaattacaaataaaaatcctgaaaaatcacatgtacatcagtattgacagcctttgccttgaagctctaaattgagctcagttaaattctgtttccactgatcattcttaagatgtttcagcagcttcactggagtttctctgtggtaaattcagttgattggacatatgaaaaggcatacacctgtctatataaggtcccagggttgacagtgcatggcaaagcacaaacaaagcatgaagacaaaggaactgtctgtagacctcagagataGGATTGTCTCAAGGTACAAgcctggggaaggttacagaaaaaattctgctgctccgaaagttccaatgagcacagtggcctccatcatttgtaaatggaagatgtttggaaccaccaggactcttcctagagctggccgaccatctaagctgagtgatcaggggagaagggtcTTAGTCAGGGAAGTGATCGATAACCCGATGGTTACTCTGTATGAGCTCCCATGTTCTTCTGTGgaaagaggagaaccttacagaaggacaaccatctgtgcagcaatccaccaaaaAGGCCTGTGTGTTAGTGGTCTAATGGAAGCCattccctgcctggaatttgccaaaaggcatttgaaggactctcagaccataggaAACCAAATTCTCAGGTCTGATGAGACAAATCGAACTTTTTGCAGTGAATGCTAAGCGTTATGTTGGGAGAAAACCaagcaccgctcatcaccaggctaataccatccctacagtgaagcatggtggtggcagcatcatgctgtggggatgtttttcagcagcaggaactgaaagactagtcaggatagagggaaagatgaatgcagcaatgtacagagacatcctgaatgaagacctgcttcagagtgctgttgacctcagactggggccacgattcatcttccagcaggacaatgacccaaagcacaccaccggaatatcaatagagtggcttcacaataaTTCTGTGAAtgcccttgagtggcccagccagaaccagaccaaaatcctattgaacatctctgcaGAGATCTGAAAATTACTGTACACAGTCACTTCCCAACCAACCTGATAGAggttgagaggtactgcaaagaggaatgggcaaaaattcccaaagacaggtgtggcaAGCTTGTGACATTACATTCAGAAAGACtttaggctgtaattgctgcaaaaggtgcatcaacaaagtattgagcaaaggctgtgaatacttctgtatatGGGATTGtcatgtttttcattttaataaatttgcaacaataaaaaaaagtgaatttatTATGGGGTTTtatgtgtagaatgttgaggaaataaatttaatccattttggaatgaagctgtaacataaaaaatgtggaaaaagtgaagcactatgaatactttctggatgcactgtagaGTACAAACTGAAGTAAAATTTGCATATTGCTAAGCTAACAATGAAGCTGTCACTTGATATCAATAAAGATGGTTGCTtgcaataaaatatgtatttttatataaaacagttgtttttagtggaaaaaaaaacagaacaattgTAAAATAGAGTGCAAACTGAAGTAAAATTAGCATATTGCTAAGCTAATAATGAAGATGTCATTTTATACCAATCAAGACTGTTATTTACAACAaagcatattattatttttgtaataatttttacagGGTTTTCAGGCTTAATGGACAGGACAGTGGAGATAACAGACAGGAACATGTGGGGAGAGAAGGGAAGGATTTGCACAGGACCTCGAGCCGGAAATCTAATTTAGGTTGCCGTGAGCACCTTAGCGCTATGTCAACTCTCTAACCACAAAGCCTTTGGCGCTGACAAtataaatgaatttttaaataaagcagaAGGAAAGCCACAATGGACAGagtgcaaatttggccaggacacgggTTTAACCCCTACTTTTCCTtggaggacatcctgggatttttaatgaccacagagagtcaggacctcggtttaacgtctcattcgaaagacgaggcaggttgagcgccccctggtctcactaacaccacttccagcaacaacctagctttccaatgtggtctcccatccatttGATACAAATCAAGATGGTTACTTGCAGAATTTCTATATAGAAATtagtaaaatgtatattaaacatTTGTATAACTTACAGTAATTGTTTTCAGTGTGAaatcacagagaaaaaaaaacctgaagaacAAACATAATACAGAGTGCAAACTATAACTAAACGTAATACGCTAACCTCTAAGGGTATTAAAACAAGACTGGAAAATGGATATAAACAACAGCACTGTTTTAAACGACTCGCCTAAAGTGACATGCTAACGGATTAGAGAAAACATTAGTATAAAGACACAGGTTATCCATTACACGCCGAAACCAATAAACCTGCAAATGTGTTTCTAATTAACTCCTGAGATAGCTATGCTATGCTTAGTGGCTTAAAAAATTACCATGCTAAATGCTTCTAAAGTCTGTCCTTGGCAAACTGTAAATCCTGTAtccaaacccacacacacacacacacagttccatAATCCACCTCTTCAAACCGTCAAATTACAGGCAAACAGGAGCACTAGTCATGCACAAAGCATAGGTTAGTGTTGAAAATAGGTTTGAAGCTAACTTCAAAAAGCTCCTGCGAGCAGCTGTCCACTGAAGATGGCTTTTAATGGGAAAATACACACTTTTACACAAGACCTACAATGACAGAGCAACAGTGTGTCATTTACACGAGCACATTCATCTCCATTAACTGTCTGCAGCGGATGAACGCGCAGACGCTAGCGGACAACTGacatgttttgttatgtttttgatTATGAGCGAGTTATATGTTTAAGGCAATGAGTCATTAGTTAAACTGATTCATTCGCTTGATTCACACACTTGTTTACTCAGTTTACTGCctgtgagtgagtcagtgagttgtTATTGGACCTCAAATGAATCTGTTTCTCaactaaatgattaaatgaatgattcGATGAGTCACTTGTTTTGTTCTTGAAACAAATCAGTTAAAAATTCAATGAATCAATCTCATTGAATGAAAAAATAAGTCTCattttagaaacaaaacaaagtggCTGTCTTTATGAGTGACTGACTGAATCAATTAGTTGAAAGACATTGAttaatttaagaaaaaataaatgttgaatCAAATAATGAACTAAATTCATTATTTGACTCATTCATAAAGAAACTTGTTTTGTTTATGAAATGCATCGTTTTTCAATTAATGGATAAAAttaatgattcagtgactcactcaAAGTCAATTGTTTAAGCTGACAACTTTGTTTTGGTTATGAGTGATGTGACTAAATCAACGAATCATTAATTGAACTGATTCATTCAAACACAGTTGTTTACTCAGTTTACTGTCTGTGAGTGAATTATTGATTCACAAAATTCATTCATAAAACATAGGATAATAACTCATAACTTTATCAATGATGAGTCAATGATTCGATTTAAACCTAATTTTGAAGAACAAAAACAAGCGATTGTCCTtagaaatcattcatttaattgATTATTTGAAACAGATTTATTTCAGGAATATGAATTAGTCATTCAACCATTAACTAACCAATTTATTAGTTCAGACAATAAATCATTTCACGCCAGTCAAAACAAGCAACTGTCTTTATAAATGACTTGTATTCATTATTTTCAGGAACAAAACAGTGACTCGTTACGACTGAATAAC
This window encodes:
- the LOC141380084 gene encoding LOW QUALITY PROTEIN: uncharacterized protein (The sequence of the model RefSeq protein was modified relative to this genomic sequence to represent the inferred CDS: substituted 3 bases at 3 genomic stop codons): MKTKELSVDLRDRIVSRYKPGEGYRKNSAAPKVPMSTVASIICKWKMFGTTRTLPRAGRPSKLSDQGRRVLVREVIDNPMVTLYELPCSSVERGEPYRRTTICAAIHQKGLCVSGLMEAIPCLEFAKRHLKDSQTIGNQILRSDETNRTFCSECXALCWEKTKHRSSPGXYHPYSEAWWWQHHAVGMFFSSRNXKTSQDRGKDECSNVQRHPE